From a single Miscanthus floridulus cultivar M001 chromosome 8, ASM1932011v1, whole genome shotgun sequence genomic region:
- the LOC136476617 gene encoding uncharacterized protein: protein MAFEELLQLLSKTEAADAKQDEMMRLFMLATAESLASGELTPGDPEWKAIAARWEALGLEVLAKAAGSVETFTRMAAEFAARPGGEAVAEAHRRLAVSAVALEARAEYVAFMRGVGALADSGSDSAGRPTARRSRRPNTRYFAPEWSN, encoded by the coding sequence ATGGCGTTCGAGGAGCTGCTGCAGCTGCTGTCGAAGACCGAGGCGGCGGACGCGAAGCAGGACGAGATGATGCGCCTGTTCATGCTAGCCACGGCCGAGAGCCTCGCGTCGGGGGAGCTCACGCCGGGGGACCCGGAGTGGAAGGCCATCGCAGCGCGCTGGGAGGCGCTCGGGCTCGAGGTGCTCGCCAAGGCGGCGGGATCGGTGGAGACGTTCACGCGGATGGCGGCCGAGTTCGCGGCGAGGCCCGGCGGggaggcggtggcggaggcgcatCGGAGGTTGGCCGTCAGCGCGGTGGCGCTGGAAGCGCGCGCCGAGTACGTCGCCTTCATGCGCGGCGTCGGCGCGCTGGCCGACTCGGGCTCGGACTCAGCTGGGCGGCCCACCGCGAGGAGGTCCAGGAGGCCCAACACTAGATACTTTGCCCCGGAGTGGAGCAACTGA